The following proteins are encoded in a genomic region of Cryptomeria japonica unplaced genomic scaffold, Sugi_1.0 HiC_scaffold_682, whole genome shotgun sequence:
- the LOC131057454 gene encoding NADH-ubiquinone oxidoreductase chain 6-like: protein MRCERSFVMDQLECCKKTARKFHSREGRRTTILSVSPSPALVSGLMVVRAKNPVHPVPSSIPVFRNTSGSPILLGPDLPAMISPVVHTGAIAVLSLPVVMMLNIQIAEIHEKVSRYPPVSGIIGLIPWWEMSLIPDNDHIPLLPTSISTNSLRYTVHAGEIQGWTNSETSGNSLHTYYSVRFLVSSLILSVAMIGATVLTMHRTTRVKRQDVFRQNAIDSKRTMMRRTTL, encoded by the coding sequence ATGAGATGCGAACGGTCGTTCGTAATGGATCAACTTGAATGCTGCAAAAAAACGGCACGAAAGTTCCATTCTAGGGAAGGACGGCGTACTACGATACTTTCCGTTTCGCCGAGCCCTGCTTTGGTCTCCGGTTTGATGGTTGTACGCGCCAAGAATCCAGTACATCCCGTTCCGTCCTCCATCCCAGTGTTTCGCAACACCTCGGGTTCACCCATTTTGTTAGGTCCTGACCTCCCCGCCATGATCTCCCCGGTGGTTCATACAGGAGCTATTGCCGTTTTATCCTTACCCGTGGTCATGATGTTGAATATTCAAATAGCGGAGATTCACGAAAAGGTATCGCGCTATCCACCAGTGAGCGGTATTATTGGACTGATCCCTTGGTGGGAAATGTCCCTCATCCCAGATAATGATCACATTCCATTATTACCAACGAGCATAAGTACAAACTCTCTGAGATATACAGTTCATGCTGGAGAAATACAGGGTTGGACCAATTCGGAAACATCGGGCAATTCACTTCATACCTACTATTCCGTTCGGTTCTTGGTTTCTAGTCTAATTCTGTCAGTAGCCATGATTGGGGCTACAGTACTGACTATGCATAGGACTACTAGAGTTAAGAGACAGGACGTGTTCCGACAAAATGCTATTGATTCCAAGAGGACTATGATGAGGAGGACGACACTATGA